Proteins encoded together in one Janthinobacterium tructae window:
- a CDS encoding sodium:solute symporter encodes MSPLILFAVVLAYFLILLGVAWRTSRHATNDSFFIGNNDSNWMLVAFGMVGTTLTGVTFISVPGAVGSNGFGYIQLMIGYVLGYLAITFILLPLYYRLQLTSIYRYLEWRLGRRAYQSGAAFFILSRLLGATARLYLVVNILQATILDSLGVPFWLTSCVVLLLILLYTYEGGVKTIVWTDTLQTACMLAGLIICSVFLLREMDLSFIDSLERMRAQGLTRIFTVDPDSPAYVWKHIVAGMFITIAMTGMDQEMMQKNISVRTLRDSQKNMLSLTVVLTGVLLLFLFLGGLLHLYAPLAGVTATGDKLFPAVVLGHFPAVVQLIFFIALISALFPSVDGALTALTSTFCIDILGLQRRPELSAAAQMRWRRRVHLGFAALFLILIMAFKWLDDPSMIVVILKLASYTYGPLLGLFAFGLLSRRDVRDRWVPLVAVAGPLLCALIEGEQARLFEHYRIGLELLILNGALVLGGLFLISTPAGQAINGAAHLSK; translated from the coding sequence ATGTCACCCCTCATCCTGTTTGCCGTCGTCCTCGCATATTTCCTGATCCTGCTGGGCGTGGCATGGCGCACCTCGCGCCATGCCACCAACGACAGTTTTTTCATCGGCAACAATGACAGCAACTGGATGCTGGTGGCCTTCGGCATGGTGGGCACCACCCTCACGGGTGTGACCTTCATCAGCGTGCCCGGCGCCGTGGGCAGCAACGGTTTCGGCTACATCCAGCTGATGATCGGCTATGTCCTCGGCTACCTGGCCATCACCTTCATCTTGCTGCCGCTGTACTACCGGCTGCAGCTCACATCGATTTACCGCTACCTGGAATGGCGCCTGGGACGGCGTGCCTACCAGAGCGGGGCGGCATTCTTCATCCTGTCGCGCCTGCTGGGCGCCACGGCGCGGCTGTATCTGGTGGTCAATATCCTGCAAGCGACCATACTCGATAGCCTGGGCGTGCCATTCTGGCTGACGTCGTGCGTCGTGCTGCTGCTGATCCTGCTCTACACCTACGAGGGCGGCGTAAAAACCATCGTCTGGACCGATACCCTGCAAACGGCGTGCATGCTGGCAGGTCTCATCATCTGCAGCGTGTTTTTGTTGCGCGAGATGGATCTGTCCTTCATCGACAGCCTGGAGCGCATGCGCGCGCAGGGCCTGACGCGCATCTTCACCGTCGACCCGGACAGCCCCGCCTATGTGTGGAAGCACATCGTGGCCGGCATGTTCATCACGATCGCCATGACTGGCATGGACCAGGAAATGATGCAAAAGAACATTTCCGTGCGCACTTTGCGCGACTCGCAAAAGAACATGCTCAGCCTGACCGTGGTGCTCACCGGCGTGCTGCTGCTGTTCCTCTTCCTCGGTGGCTTGCTGCACCTGTACGCGCCGCTGGCAGGCGTGACGGCCACGGGAGATAAACTGTTCCCTGCCGTCGTGCTCGGGCATTTCCCCGCCGTGGTGCAGCTGATTTTCTTCATCGCCCTCATTTCCGCCCTGTTTCCCAGCGTGGATGGGGCGCTCACTGCCCTGACGTCCACTTTCTGCATCGACATCCTGGGCCTGCAGCGCAGGCCGGAGTTGAGCGCGGCGGCGCAGATGCGCTGGCGCCGCCGTGTGCACCTGGGGTTTGCCGCACTGTTTTTGATCCTGATCATGGCCTTCAAGTGGCTGGACGACCCCAGCATGATAGTCGTGATCCTGAAGCTGGCCAGCTATACCTATGGTCCGCTGCTGGGCCTGTTCGCCTTCGGCCTGCTGAGCCGGCGCGATGTGCGCGACCGCTGGGTGCCGCTGGTGGCTGTGGCGGGGCCGCTGCTGTGCGCGCTGATCGAAGGGGAGCAGGCGCGGCTGTTCGAACATTACCGCATCGGCCTGGAATTGCTGATCCTGAATGGCGCCCTGGTGCTGGGCGGCCTGTTCCTCATTTCCACGCCGGCAGGGCAGGCCATCAACGGCGCGGCACACTTGTCAAAATAA
- a CDS encoding YeeE/YedE family protein, with protein MSDTAASPLRLRTAINPKPLGVALLLIVLGAWYLALTVGATQSALYVVGALLGITLYHAAFGFTSAWRVFIADGRGDGLRVQMLMLAVGVALFFPALSAGSLFGTPVAGLVSPAGTSVIFGAFIFGIGMQLGGGCASGTLYTVGGGSTRMLITLAAFIVGSVIGTAHMPFWTALPQLKPISLVTSLGLVPALALNWIVFALIAGITVLVEKRRHGKLVATPLRPAQASPWLHGPWPLVAGAIALVVLNFATLALSGKPWGVTSAFALWGAKAASVVGIDTASWAYWSTKANAAALAAPLTQDKTSVMDIGIVLGAMLAAALAGRYAPVWRIPRRSIIAAVVGGLLLGYGARLAYGCNIGAYFSGIISGSLHGWLWLVCAFVGNVVGTRLRPWFGLEVERVKPSGC; from the coding sequence ATGTCCGATACTGCAGCTTCACCGCTACGCCTGCGCACCGCTATCAATCCGAAACCGCTGGGCGTTGCCCTGTTGCTCATCGTACTGGGTGCGTGGTATCTGGCGCTGACCGTCGGTGCCACCCAGTCCGCGCTGTACGTGGTGGGTGCCTTGCTCGGCATTACGCTGTATCACGCGGCCTTCGGTTTCACGTCCGCCTGGCGCGTCTTCATCGCCGATGGCCGCGGCGACGGCTTGCGCGTGCAAATGCTGATGCTGGCCGTGGGCGTGGCGCTGTTCTTCCCCGCGCTGTCGGCCGGCAGCCTGTTCGGCACGCCCGTCGCGGGCCTGGTTTCTCCCGCCGGCACCTCCGTCATCTTCGGCGCCTTCATCTTCGGCATCGGCATGCAGCTGGGCGGCGGTTGCGCCTCCGGCACCCTGTACACGGTCGGTGGCGGCAGCACGCGCATGCTCATCACCCTGGCCGCCTTCATCGTCGGCTCCGTGATCGGCACGGCGCACATGCCGTTCTGGACGGCGCTGCCGCAATTGAAACCCATTTCCCTCGTCACAAGCCTGGGCCTGGTACCCGCGCTGGCGCTGAACTGGATCGTTTTTGCATTGATCGCCGGCATCACGGTGCTCGTTGAAAAACGCCGCCATGGCAAGCTCGTCGCCACGCCGCTGCGCCCGGCGCAAGCGTCGCCCTGGCTGCACGGCCCCTGGCCGCTGGTGGCGGGCGCCATTGCGCTCGTCGTGCTGAACTTCGCCACCCTGGCGCTGTCGGGCAAGCCGTGGGGCGTGACGTCCGCGTTCGCCCTGTGGGGCGCGAAAGCCGCGTCCGTGGTCGGCATCGATACGGCCAGCTGGGCCTACTGGTCGACCAAGGCCAACGCGGCCGCCCTGGCCGCGCCGCTGACGCAAGACAAGACCTCCGTGATGGATATCGGCATCGTGCTGGGCGCCATGCTGGCGGCGGCCCTGGCCGGCCGCTATGCGCCCGTGTGGCGCATCCCGCGGCGCTCGATCATCGCCGCCGTCGTGGGCGGCTTGCTGCTGGGCTACGGCGCGCGCCTGGCCTACGGCTGCAATATCGGCGCGTATTTCAGCGGCATCATCTCGGGCAGCCTGCACGGCTGGCTGTGGCTGGTGTGCGCTTTCGTCGGCAACGTCGTCGGCACGCGCTTGCGTCCGTGGTTTGGGCTGGAAGTGGAGCGCGTGAAACCGTCCGGCTGCTGA